From the Anopheles coustani chromosome X, idAnoCousDA_361_x.2, whole genome shotgun sequence genome, one window contains:
- the LOC131269280 gene encoding cyclic AMP response element-binding protein B isoform X1: MDSSMVEENGSSAIGDPLGGAGGGGGGTGPSAGGEATGGSAGRGPATGATQLNENSGTSSNGNGSGGAAVAAPTAGAAAGGGGGGGGGSGGTGSAVTALGALTGAAGTAHSEAVLVSAATAGAGPNIVQLIPASQTAGQAQSVIQQNQQSVIQTAAGNVPITRGVLLVCNKPNSVIHTTTGNLQTIHIKPEPHIGTGSSGIMTDTNSDDTLSDEEASPKKRRDLLTRRPSYRKILSDLGGAEIANNPSDGPGLHTITTPGGGVVQYSQPQEGIYVPHIFPNTVMGGNVQLEDQSRKREMRLQKNREAARECRRKKKEYIKCLENRVAVLENQNKALIEELKSLKELYCQQKSD; the protein is encoded by the exons ATGGACAGTAGTATGGTCGAGGAGAACGGTTCCTCGGCGATAGGCGATCCGCtaggtggtgctggtggtggtggtggtggtaccgGTCCATCGGCTGGTGGTGAGGCGACCGGCGGCAGTGCTGGACGCGGCCCAGCTACGGGAGCGACGCAGCTGAACGAAAACAGCGGCACCTCCAGCAACGGTAACGGTAGCGGTGGTGCAGCGGTGGCGGCACCgacagcaggagcagcagccggtggtggtggaggcggtggAGGTGGATCCGGTGGCACCGGATCGGCAGTGACAGCGCTGGGCGCACTTACCGGAGCAGCCGGTACGGCCCACTCCGAAGCGGTCCTAGTATCCGCGGCAACGGCTGGGGCGGGACCAAACATTGTTCAACTCATACCGGCATCGCAAACGGCCGGACAG GCTCAATCCGTTATACAGCAGAACCAGCAGTCAGTTATACAAACGGCGGCTGGCAACGTGCCCATCACGCGGGGCGTCCTATTAGTCTGCAACAAACCGAACTCGGTGATTCACACGACGACGGGCAACTTGCAAACGATACAC ATCAAACCAGAACCGCACATCGGAACCGGATCCAGCGGTATCATGACCGACACGAACAGTGATGACACACTCTCGGACGAGGAGGCGTCCCCGAAGAAGCGGAGAGACCTGCTGACCAGGCGACCATCCTATCGTAAGATATTAAGCGATCTCGGCGGAGCGGAAATCG CCAACAACCCGAGCGATGGTCCCGGACTGCATACGATAACGACCCCCGGCGGCGGGGTCGTCCAATATTCCCAGCCCCAGGAGGGCATATACGTACCTC ATATTTTTCCCAACACAGTCATGGGAGGTAACGTGCAGCTGGAGGACCAGTCCCGCAAGCGCGAGATGCGGTTGCAGAAGAACCGGGAGGCGGCCCGCGAGTGTCGGCGCAAGAAGAAGGAGTACATCAAGTGCCTAGAGAACCGGGTGGCTGTGCTGGAGAACCAGAACAAGGCCCTGATCGAGGAGCTGAAGTCGCTGAAGGAGCTGTACTGCCAGCAGAAGAGCGACTGA
- the LOC131269280 gene encoding cyclic AMP response element-binding protein B isoform X2 produces the protein MDSSMVEENGSSAIGDPLGGAGGGGGGTGPSAGGEATGGSAGRGPATGATQLNENSGTSSNGNGSGGAAVAAPTAGAAAGGGGGGGGGSGGTGSAVTALGALTGAAGTAHSEAVLVSAATAGAGPNIVQLIPASQTAGQAQSVIQQNQQSVIQTAAGNVPITRGVLLVCNKPNSVIHTTTGNLQTIHIKPEPHIGTGSSGIMTDTNSDDTLSDEEASPKKRRDLLTRRPSYRKILSDLGGAEIDIFPNTVMGGNVQLEDQSRKREMRLQKNREAARECRRKKKEYIKCLENRVAVLENQNKALIEELKSLKELYCQQKSD, from the exons ATGGACAGTAGTATGGTCGAGGAGAACGGTTCCTCGGCGATAGGCGATCCGCtaggtggtgctggtggtggtggtggtggtaccgGTCCATCGGCTGGTGGTGAGGCGACCGGCGGCAGTGCTGGACGCGGCCCAGCTACGGGAGCGACGCAGCTGAACGAAAACAGCGGCACCTCCAGCAACGGTAACGGTAGCGGTGGTGCAGCGGTGGCGGCACCgacagcaggagcagcagccggtggtggtggaggcggtggAGGTGGATCCGGTGGCACCGGATCGGCAGTGACAGCGCTGGGCGCACTTACCGGAGCAGCCGGTACGGCCCACTCCGAAGCGGTCCTAGTATCCGCGGCAACGGCTGGGGCGGGACCAAACATTGTTCAACTCATACCGGCATCGCAAACGGCCGGACAG GCTCAATCCGTTATACAGCAGAACCAGCAGTCAGTTATACAAACGGCGGCTGGCAACGTGCCCATCACGCGGGGCGTCCTATTAGTCTGCAACAAACCGAACTCGGTGATTCACACGACGACGGGCAACTTGCAAACGATACAC ATCAAACCAGAACCGCACATCGGAACCGGATCCAGCGGTATCATGACCGACACGAACAGTGATGACACACTCTCGGACGAGGAGGCGTCCCCGAAGAAGCGGAGAGACCTGCTGACCAGGCGACCATCCTATCGTAAGATATTAAGCGATCTCGGCGGAGCGGAAATCG ATATTTTTCCCAACACAGTCATGGGAGGTAACGTGCAGCTGGAGGACCAGTCCCGCAAGCGCGAGATGCGGTTGCAGAAGAACCGGGAGGCGGCCCGCGAGTGTCGGCGCAAGAAGAAGGAGTACATCAAGTGCCTAGAGAACCGGGTGGCTGTGCTGGAGAACCAGAACAAGGCCCTGATCGAGGAGCTGAAGTCGCTGAAGGAGCTGTACTGCCAGCAGAAGAGCGACTGA
- the LOC131269280 gene encoding cyclic AMP response element-binding protein B isoform X4, protein MDSSMVEENGSSAIGDPLGGAGGGGGGTGPSAGGEATGGSAGRGPATGATQLNENSGTSSNGNGSGGAAVAAPTAGAAAGGGGGGGGGSGGTGSAVTALGALTGAAGTAHSEAVLVSAATAGAGPNIVQLIPASQTAGQAQSVIQQNQQSVIQTAAGNVPITRGVLLVCNKPNSVIHTTTGNLQTIHIKPEPHIGTGSSGIMTDTNSDDTLSDEEASPKKRRDLLTRRPSYLMGGNVQLEDQSRKREMRLQKNREAARECRRKKKEYIKCLENRVAVLENQNKALIEELKSLKELYCQQKSD, encoded by the exons ATGGACAGTAGTATGGTCGAGGAGAACGGTTCCTCGGCGATAGGCGATCCGCtaggtggtgctggtggtggtggtggtggtaccgGTCCATCGGCTGGTGGTGAGGCGACCGGCGGCAGTGCTGGACGCGGCCCAGCTACGGGAGCGACGCAGCTGAACGAAAACAGCGGCACCTCCAGCAACGGTAACGGTAGCGGTGGTGCAGCGGTGGCGGCACCgacagcaggagcagcagccggtggtggtggaggcggtggAGGTGGATCCGGTGGCACCGGATCGGCAGTGACAGCGCTGGGCGCACTTACCGGAGCAGCCGGTACGGCCCACTCCGAAGCGGTCCTAGTATCCGCGGCAACGGCTGGGGCGGGACCAAACATTGTTCAACTCATACCGGCATCGCAAACGGCCGGACAG GCTCAATCCGTTATACAGCAGAACCAGCAGTCAGTTATACAAACGGCGGCTGGCAACGTGCCCATCACGCGGGGCGTCCTATTAGTCTGCAACAAACCGAACTCGGTGATTCACACGACGACGGGCAACTTGCAAACGATACAC ATCAAACCAGAACCGCACATCGGAACCGGATCCAGCGGTATCATGACCGACACGAACAGTGATGACACACTCTCGGACGAGGAGGCGTCCCCGAAGAAGCGGAGAGACCTGCTGACCAGGCGACCATCCTATC TCATGGGAGGTAACGTGCAGCTGGAGGACCAGTCCCGCAAGCGCGAGATGCGGTTGCAGAAGAACCGGGAGGCGGCCCGCGAGTGTCGGCGCAAGAAGAAGGAGTACATCAAGTGCCTAGAGAACCGGGTGGCTGTGCTGGAGAACCAGAACAAGGCCCTGATCGAGGAGCTGAAGTCGCTGAAGGAGCTGTACTGCCAGCAGAAGAGCGACTGA
- the LOC131269280 gene encoding cyclic AMP response element-binding protein B isoform X3 translates to MDSSMVEENGSSAIGDPLGGAGGGGGGTGPSAGGEATGGSAGRGPATGATQLNENSGTSSNGNGSGGAAVAAPTAGAAAGGGGGGGGGSGGTGSAVTALGALTGAAGTAHSEAVLVSAATAGAGPNIVQLIPASQTAGQAQSVIQQNQQSVIQTAAGNVPITRGVLLVCNKPNSVIHTTTGNLQTIHIKPEPHIGTGSSGIMTDTNSDDTLSDEEASPKKRRDLLTRRPSYRKILSDLGGAEIVMGGNVQLEDQSRKREMRLQKNREAARECRRKKKEYIKCLENRVAVLENQNKALIEELKSLKELYCQQKSD, encoded by the exons ATGGACAGTAGTATGGTCGAGGAGAACGGTTCCTCGGCGATAGGCGATCCGCtaggtggtgctggtggtggtggtggtggtaccgGTCCATCGGCTGGTGGTGAGGCGACCGGCGGCAGTGCTGGACGCGGCCCAGCTACGGGAGCGACGCAGCTGAACGAAAACAGCGGCACCTCCAGCAACGGTAACGGTAGCGGTGGTGCAGCGGTGGCGGCACCgacagcaggagcagcagccggtggtggtggaggcggtggAGGTGGATCCGGTGGCACCGGATCGGCAGTGACAGCGCTGGGCGCACTTACCGGAGCAGCCGGTACGGCCCACTCCGAAGCGGTCCTAGTATCCGCGGCAACGGCTGGGGCGGGACCAAACATTGTTCAACTCATACCGGCATCGCAAACGGCCGGACAG GCTCAATCCGTTATACAGCAGAACCAGCAGTCAGTTATACAAACGGCGGCTGGCAACGTGCCCATCACGCGGGGCGTCCTATTAGTCTGCAACAAACCGAACTCGGTGATTCACACGACGACGGGCAACTTGCAAACGATACAC ATCAAACCAGAACCGCACATCGGAACCGGATCCAGCGGTATCATGACCGACACGAACAGTGATGACACACTCTCGGACGAGGAGGCGTCCCCGAAGAAGCGGAGAGACCTGCTGACCAGGCGACCATCCTATCGTAAGATATTAAGCGATCTCGGCGGAGCGGAAATCG TCATGGGAGGTAACGTGCAGCTGGAGGACCAGTCCCGCAAGCGCGAGATGCGGTTGCAGAAGAACCGGGAGGCGGCCCGCGAGTGTCGGCGCAAGAAGAAGGAGTACATCAAGTGCCTAGAGAACCGGGTGGCTGTGCTGGAGAACCAGAACAAGGCCCTGATCGAGGAGCTGAAGTCGCTGAAGGAGCTGTACTGCCAGCAGAAGAGCGACTGA